One window of the Streptococcus parasanguinis ATCC 15912 genome contains the following:
- a CDS encoding DUF956 family protein has protein sequence MAQSLNKTVEFHTTGVSYLGVGGKVGKILVGNAAFEFYADANVEDYIQIPWQEIDQIGANVSGRKISRHFEIYTRESKFLFASKDSGKILKIAREHLGNDKIVKLPTLIQTITAKIKNLFAK, from the coding sequence ATGGCTCAATCTTTGAATAAAACAGTTGAATTCCATACTACAGGGGTTTCTTACCTTGGAGTGGGGGGAAAGGTTGGAAAAATCCTAGTTGGGAATGCCGCTTTTGAATTTTATGCGGATGCTAATGTTGAAGACTACATCCAAATTCCCTGGCAAGAAATCGACCAAATCGGAGCCAATGTATCCGGACGTAAAATTAGCCGCCATTTTGAAATCTATACCAGAGAATCAAAATTTCTCTTTGCTTCAAAAGACTCTGGAAAAATTTTAAAGATTGCTCGGGAACATCTAGGAAATGATAAAATTGTCAAACTTCCTACATTGATCCAAACCATCACGGCTAAAATTAAAAATCTATTTGCAAAATAG
- a CDS encoding PTS system mannose/fructose/sorbose family transporter subunit IID, giving the protein MTEKLQLSKSDRQKVWWRSTFLQGSWNYERMQNLGWAYSLIPAIKKLYTKKEDQAAALERHMEFFNTHPYVAAPIIGVTLALEEERANGAAIDDAAIQGVKIGMMGPLAGIGDPVFWFTVRPILGALGASLAASGNILGPLIFFIAWNAIRMAFLWYTQELGYKAGSEITKDMSGGILQDITKGASILGMFILAVLVERWVSIKFVFNVSSVKLDDKAFIHWDKLVDLSKAGNLKDVQESVNNGIQSAFNQVGSGLSQTPEKVTTFQQNLDSLIPGLMGLLLTFACMWLLKKKVSPITIIIALFVIGVLAHVAGLM; this is encoded by the coding sequence ATGACTGAAAAATTACAATTATCTAAATCAGATCGTCAAAAAGTTTGGTGGCGTTCAACCTTCTTGCAAGGTTCTTGGAACTATGAACGGATGCAAAACTTGGGTTGGGCTTACTCATTGATCCCAGCTATCAAAAAACTCTACACGAAGAAAGAAGACCAAGCGGCTGCTCTTGAACGTCACATGGAATTCTTTAACACTCACCCATACGTTGCTGCTCCTATCATCGGGGTAACACTTGCTCTTGAAGAAGAAAGAGCAAACGGTGCTGCGATCGATGATGCAGCTATCCAAGGGGTTAAAATTGGTATGATGGGTCCTTTGGCGGGTATCGGAGATCCAGTCTTCTGGTTTACAGTACGTCCTATCCTTGGTGCCCTTGGTGCATCACTGGCTGCGTCTGGTAATATCCTTGGTCCACTCATCTTCTTTATCGCATGGAATGCGATTCGTATGGCCTTCTTGTGGTACACGCAAGAACTTGGCTACAAAGCAGGTTCTGAAATTACCAAAGATATGTCTGGTGGGATCTTGCAAGACATCACTAAAGGAGCTTCTATCCTCGGGATGTTCATCCTTGCTGTCTTGGTAGAACGTTGGGTATCCATTAAATTCGTCTTCAATGTTTCTTCTGTCAAATTAGACGACAAAGCCTTTATCCATTGGGATAAACTAGTCGATCTCTCTAAAGCAGGAAACTTAAAAGACGTCCAAGAATCCGTTAACAACGGTATTCAATCAGCATTTAATCAAGTTGGTTCAGGCCTATCTCAAACACCTGAAAAAGTTACGACTTTCCAACAAAACTTAGATTCATTGATTCCTGGATTGATGGGATTGCTTCTTACTTTTGCCTGCATGTGGTTGTTGAAGAAAAAAGTGTCTCCTATCACTATCATTATCGCCCTCTTTGTAATCGGTGTATTAGCACACGTTGCGGGCTTGATGTAA
- a CDS encoding PTS mannose/fructose/sorbose transporter subunit IIC, with protein sequence MSIISMVLVVVVAFLAGLEGILDQFQFHQPLVACTLIGLVTGNLTAGIMLGGSLQFIALGWANIGAAVAPDAALASVAAAIIMVLGGDFSAKGIAVAQGVAIPLAVAGLFLTMIVRTLSVGLVHTADAAAKKGDIKGVERAHFVALLLQGLRIAIPAALLLMIPAETVKTALEAMPKWLADGMQIGGGMVVAVGYAMVINMMASREVWPFFAIGFALAAVSQLTLIALGAIGVALALIYLTLSKKGGNGGGGAATSNDPIGDILEDY encoded by the coding sequence ATGTCTATTATTTCTATGGTATTAGTGGTCGTTGTTGCCTTCTTAGCAGGTCTTGAAGGTATCCTTGACCAATTCCAATTCCACCAACCCCTTGTTGCTTGTACCTTAATCGGTTTGGTAACAGGTAATTTGACTGCTGGCATTATGCTTGGTGGTTCACTTCAATTTATTGCACTTGGCTGGGCAAACATTGGTGCCGCAGTTGCACCCGATGCTGCCCTTGCATCTGTCGCTGCTGCCATCATCATGGTACTTGGGGGAGACTTCAGTGCAAAAGGAATCGCTGTCGCTCAAGGTGTCGCTATTCCACTTGCAGTTGCTGGTCTTTTCTTGACAATGATCGTCCGTACCCTTTCCGTTGGTTTGGTCCACACTGCCGATGCTGCTGCTAAAAAAGGTGATATCAAAGGTGTAGAACGCGCTCATTTTGTGGCTCTTCTTCTTCAAGGTCTTCGTATCGCTATTCCTGCAGCCCTTTTGTTGATGATTCCTGCTGAAACTGTCAAAACTGCTCTTGAAGCAATGCCTAAATGGCTCGCTGATGGAATGCAAATCGGTGGTGGTATGGTTGTAGCCGTTGGTTATGCCATGGTTATCAACATGATGGCTAGCCGTGAAGTATGGCCATTCTTTGCCATCGGTTTTGCACTTGCAGCTGTTAGCCAATTAACTTTGATCGCTCTTGGAGCGATTGGTGTTGCCCTTGCCTTGATCTACCTTACTCTTTCTAAGAAAGGTGGCAATGGAGGTGGCGGAGCCGCTACTTCTAACGATCCAATCGGCGACATTCTCGAAGACTATTAA
- a CDS encoding PTS sugar transporter subunit IIB codes for MSIGIIIASHGEFAAGIHQSGSMIFGDQEKVQVVTFMPSEGPDDLYAKFNAAVAAFDAEDEVLVLADLWSGSPFNQASRVMGENPDRKFAIITGLNLPMLIQAYTERLMDANAGVDQVAANIIKEAKDGVKALPEELNPVEEASTAAAAPVAQAAIPEGTVIGDGKLKINLARLDTRLLHGQVATAWTPDSKADRIIVASDSVAKDELRKELIKQAAPNGVKANVVPIQKLIDVAKDPRFGNPHALILFETPQDALRAIEGGVPIKTLNVGSMAHSTGKTMVNNVLSMDKDDVATFEKMRDLGVEFDVRKVPNDSKKDLFDLINKANVQ; via the coding sequence ATGAGTATTGGTATCATTATTGCTAGCCACGGTGAATTTGCAGCTGGAATCCACCAATCCGGCTCGATGATCTTTGGGGATCAAGAGAAAGTTCAAGTGGTTACGTTCATGCCAAGTGAAGGCCCGGATGATCTCTATGCTAAATTTAATGCAGCTGTTGCCGCATTTGATGCAGAAGATGAAGTCTTGGTTTTGGCTGACCTTTGGAGTGGTTCTCCATTTAACCAAGCAAGTCGCGTCATGGGAGAAAATCCAGATCGTAAATTTGCGATCATCACAGGATTGAACCTTCCGATGTTGATTCAAGCTTATACAGAGCGTTTGATGGATGCAAATGCCGGCGTTGATCAAGTCGCTGCAAACATCATCAAGGAAGCAAAAGACGGTGTCAAAGCTCTTCCAGAAGAATTGAATCCTGTTGAAGAAGCTAGTACAGCCGCTGCTGCTCCTGTAGCCCAAGCTGCTATTCCAGAAGGAACAGTTATCGGAGATGGAAAACTCAAGATTAACCTTGCCCGCTTAGATACACGTCTTCTTCATGGACAAGTTGCAACTGCTTGGACACCTGATTCAAAAGCCGATCGGATCATTGTTGCTTCAGATTCTGTTGCCAAAGATGAACTCCGTAAGGAATTGATCAAACAAGCGGCACCAAATGGTGTGAAAGCAAACGTTGTCCCAATTCAAAAATTGATCGACGTTGCAAAAGATCCACGTTTTGGAAATCCCCATGCTTTGATCTTATTTGAAACACCTCAAGATGCTCTTCGCGCCATCGAAGGTGGTGTTCCGATTAAAACCCTGAACGTTGGTTCAATGGCCCACTCAACTGGTAAAACCATGGTTAACAATGTGTTGTCAATGGATAAAGATGACGTAGCTACATTTGAAAAAATGCGTGATCTTGGAGTAGAATTTGACGTCCGTAAAGTGCCAAATGACTCTAAGAAAGATTTGTTTGACTTAATTAACAAAGCTAACGTTCAATAA
- the adhP gene encoding alcohol dehydrogenase AdhP, translated as MKAVVVNPEGTGVEIVANKEMRPLETGEALVQIEYCGVCHTDLHVAHGDFGKVPGRVLGHEGIGIVKEVAPDVKSLKVGDRVSVAWFFEGCGTCEYCTTGRETLCRTVKNAGYSVDGGMAEQCIVTADYAVKVPEGLDPAQASSITCAGVTTYKAIKEAKAEPGQWIVIYGAGGLGNLGVQYAKKVFNAHVIAVDINNDKLELAKEIGADFVINGREVEDVPGLIKEKTNGGAHSAVVTAVSKVAFNQAVDSVRAGGRVVAVGLPSEMMDLSIVKTVLDGIQVIGSLVGTRKDLEEAFQFGAEGLVVPVVQKRPVEDAVKVFDEMEAGTIQGRMVLDFTN; from the coding sequence ATGAAAGCTGTTGTTGTAAATCCAGAAGGTACCGGTGTTGAAATTGTTGCGAACAAAGAAATGCGACCACTTGAAACAGGGGAAGCTCTTGTTCAAATCGAATACTGTGGTGTCTGCCACACTGACTTGCACGTCGCACATGGAGACTTCGGTAAAGTTCCAGGCCGTGTTCTTGGACACGAAGGAATCGGTATTGTTAAAGAAGTTGCTCCAGATGTTAAGAGCCTTAAAGTTGGTGACCGTGTCAGTGTTGCTTGGTTCTTCGAAGGATGTGGAACTTGTGAATACTGTACAACTGGTCGCGAGACTCTTTGTCGGACTGTTAAAAATGCTGGTTACTCTGTTGATGGAGGAATGGCTGAACAATGTATCGTTACTGCAGATTATGCAGTGAAAGTACCTGAAGGATTAGATCCTGCCCAAGCTTCTTCTATTACGTGTGCAGGTGTTACAACTTACAAAGCCATCAAAGAAGCCAAAGCTGAACCAGGACAATGGATCGTTATCTATGGAGCTGGTGGACTAGGAAACTTGGGTGTTCAATATGCTAAGAAAGTCTTCAACGCACATGTCATCGCTGTCGATATCAACAATGATAAACTAGAATTGGCGAAAGAAATTGGTGCAGACTTTGTCATCAACGGTCGCGAAGTTGAAGATGTCCCAGGATTGATCAAAGAAAAAACAAATGGTGGAGCTCACTCTGCTGTCGTAACAGCTGTTTCTAAAGTAGCTTTCAACCAAGCAGTAGATTCTGTTCGTGCAGGTGGCCGCGTTGTCGCAGTTGGTCTTCCTTCTGAAATGATGGACCTCAGCATTGTGAAAACTGTATTAGATGGTATCCAAGTCATTGGTTCTCTTGTAGGAACTCGTAAAGACTTGGAAGAAGCTTTCCAATTTGGTGCAGAAGGCTTGGTAGTCCCTGTCGTTCAAAAACGTCCAGTAGAAGATGCTGTCAAAGTCTTTGATGAAATGGAAGCTGGAACCATTCAAGGACGTATGGTACTTGACTTTACAAACTAA
- a CDS encoding Cof-type HAD-IIB family hydrolase produces the protein MHKKMIALDLDGTLLNSESKLSDFTIDTIKKISSLGHKIIITTGRPYRMAHTYYKQLELDTPMINFNGSLTHLPEKKWVDEQCLTLDKKYLLDMVANRDTIQADFIAGEYRNKFFITDPNEHVADPKLFGIESFQPENQFNPERVTSDPNCILFQTKAEDKYALADEMNRHYDYNLSINTWGGPLNILECNPKNVTKASALTYLLDKLNMDQKDLIAFGDEHNDTDMLALAGHGYAMKNASSVLLPYADSITDFTNNEDGVARQLIQLFL, from the coding sequence ATGCACAAAAAAATGATCGCTCTAGATCTAGACGGAACTCTCTTGAATTCCGAAAGCAAATTGAGCGACTTTACCATTGATACGATTAAAAAGATTAGTTCCCTTGGCCATAAAATCATTATTACGACAGGTCGTCCCTACCGCATGGCACATACCTATTACAAACAATTGGAGCTAGATACCCCGATGATCAATTTTAATGGCTCCCTAACGCATCTCCCAGAGAAAAAATGGGTGGATGAACAATGCTTGACTTTAGATAAAAAATACCTGCTAGATATGGTCGCCAACCGGGATACCATCCAGGCAGACTTTATCGCTGGCGAATACCGCAATAAATTCTTTATTACCGATCCAAATGAGCACGTTGCAGACCCTAAACTATTCGGTATTGAATCTTTCCAACCAGAAAATCAATTCAACCCCGAACGGGTAACGAGCGACCCAAACTGTATTCTCTTTCAAACGAAAGCGGAAGACAAATATGCTCTGGCAGATGAAATGAATCGGCATTATGACTACAATCTGTCTATCAATACTTGGGGTGGTCCCTTAAATATTCTGGAATGCAATCCAAAAAATGTGACCAAAGCTTCTGCTCTGACCTACCTTCTGGATAAACTCAATATGGATCAGAAGGATTTGATTGCCTTTGGAGACGAGCACAACGATACCGACATGCTAGCTCTAGCCGGTCATGGATACGCTATGAAAAATGCCAGCTCCGTCCTTCTCCCCTATGCAGACTCCATCACTGATTTCACGAATAATGAAGATGGTGTCGCGCGCCAATTAATACAATTATTCTTATAA
- a CDS encoding NCS2 family permease, giving the protein MDKFFKLSEHGTTVRTEVLAGLTTFFAMSYILFVNPQMLSQTGMPAQGVFLATIIGSVVGTLMMAFYANLPYAQAPGMGLNAFFTFTVVFGMGYSWQEALGMVFICGVISLIITLTNVRKMIIESIPTALRSAISAGIGIFLAYVGIKNAGFLKFTIDPHTYTVVGEGADKGNATISANASAVPGLVDFNNPAVLLALVGLAITIFFVVKGIKGGIILSILVTTVLGILIHVVDITKIDFASNHLGAAFNDLGTIFGQALGSKGLGSLISNTSRLPETLMAILAFSLTDIFDTIGTLIGTGEKVGIVATNGENHQSAKLDKALYSDLVATSVGAIAGTSNVTTYVESAAGIGAGGRTGLTALVVAICFAISSLFSPLLAIVPTAATAPILIVVGIMMLSGLKNIHWEDMSEAVPAFFTSIFMGFSYSITQGIAAGFITYSLVKVVKGEAKEVHSMIWILDVLFILNYVSMALN; this is encoded by the coding sequence ATGGATAAGTTTTTCAAACTTTCAGAACATGGAACCACTGTTCGGACAGAGGTTCTTGCTGGTTTGACAACCTTTTTTGCGATGAGTTATATCCTCTTCGTAAACCCTCAAATGTTGTCACAAACAGGTATGCCAGCTCAAGGGGTCTTCCTTGCAACGATTATTGGATCCGTTGTCGGGACCTTGATGATGGCTTTTTATGCCAATTTACCTTATGCACAAGCACCAGGAATGGGCTTAAACGCTTTCTTTACCTTTACCGTTGTATTTGGTATGGGCTACTCATGGCAGGAAGCTTTGGGAATGGTCTTCATTTGTGGTGTGATTTCATTAATTATCACATTGACAAATGTTCGGAAGATGATCATCGAATCGATTCCGACCGCTCTTCGCTCTGCTATTTCAGCGGGGATCGGGATTTTCTTGGCCTATGTTGGAATTAAGAATGCAGGATTTTTGAAATTCACGATTGACCCTCATACCTATACAGTGGTCGGAGAAGGAGCAGATAAGGGGAATGCAACGATCTCAGCCAATGCATCTGCTGTTCCAGGCTTGGTTGATTTTAACAATCCAGCTGTCCTCTTGGCTCTTGTTGGTCTTGCGATTACCATCTTCTTTGTTGTCAAAGGGATTAAGGGAGGCATTATCCTTTCTATCTTAGTGACGACTGTGCTTGGAATTCTCATCCATGTGGTTGATATCACTAAAATTGACTTTGCAAGTAACCATCTAGGAGCTGCCTTTAATGATTTGGGCACGATCTTTGGTCAAGCTTTGGGTTCGAAAGGATTGGGTTCGTTGATTTCAAATACCTCTCGTTTACCTGAGACCTTAATGGCCATCTTAGCCTTCTCCTTGACTGATATTTTTGATACAATTGGAACTTTAATCGGTACGGGTGAAAAAGTTGGGATTGTTGCGACAAATGGGGAAAACCATCAATCAGCGAAATTAGATAAGGCCCTCTATTCAGACCTAGTAGCGACTTCAGTCGGAGCCATTGCAGGAACTTCAAATGTAACGACTTATGTCGAATCTGCAGCCGGTATTGGAGCTGGTGGACGAACTGGTCTGACAGCCTTGGTTGTAGCGATCTGTTTTGCTATTTCAAGTCTCTTTAGCCCTTTGTTAGCGATTGTACCGACCGCTGCAACAGCACCAATTTTGATTGTTGTTGGGATCATGATGTTGAGTGGCTTGAAAAATATCCATTGGGAAGATATGTCAGAAGCAGTTCCTGCTTTCTTCACCTCTATCTTTATGGGCTTCAGCTACTCGATTACACAAGGGATCGCTGCTGGATTTATCACCTATAGCTTGGTGAAAGTGGTTAAAGGAGAAGCTAAAGAAGTGCACAGCATGATTTGGATTTTAGATGTTCTCTTTATTTTAAACTACGTTAGCATGGCCTTGAATTAG
- the tsaE gene encoding tRNA (adenosine(37)-N6)-threonylcarbamoyltransferase complex ATPase subunit type 1 TsaE has product MISHNEMELIALGKQLGKLLEKQDVIILSGDLGAGKTTFTKGIAKGLGIDQMIKSPTYTIVREYEGRLPLYHLDVYRIGNDPDSIDLDDFLFGDGATIIEWGELIEPSLSDAYLKIFIRKLEEGRELAFEAHGARAETLLTSFEQVGKTDD; this is encoded by the coding sequence ATGATTAGTCACAATGAAATGGAGCTGATCGCTCTAGGAAAACAGCTAGGAAAACTCTTAGAAAAGCAAGACGTAATCATCTTATCAGGTGATCTAGGGGCAGGGAAAACGACCTTTACAAAGGGAATTGCAAAGGGGTTAGGGATTGATCAGATGATTAAAAGCCCGACCTATACCATTGTTCGTGAATACGAAGGCCGCTTGCCTTTATACCATTTGGATGTTTACCGGATTGGGAATGATCCAGATTCTATTGATTTAGATGATTTTCTATTTGGAGATGGTGCTACCATTATTGAATGGGGAGAGCTGATTGAGCCGAGTCTCTCGGATGCTTATCTAAAAATTTTTATCCGAAAATTGGAAGAGGGGCGAGAGTTAGCTTTTGAAGCTCATGGAGCGCGTGCAGAGACTTTACTAACATCCTTTGAGCAGGTGGGAAAAACGGATGACTAA
- a CDS encoding GNAT family N-acetyltransferase, with the protein MTKEKEVTLEIRQAESADAALVVDFLNRVGKESDYMTLDEAGIGMSPADMEHFLTVQEMADNRICLLLFLDQELAALLNITAASQRSIQHIGDVFIVVQKAYWNQGLGQILLEEGLEWAHSTGLLRKLVLNVQVRNERAIHLYKKLGFEIEGCQARGACSAEGEFLDVYLMGKLID; encoded by the coding sequence ATGACTAAGGAAAAGGAAGTGACATTAGAAATTCGGCAAGCTGAAAGTGCAGACGCGGCTCTTGTCGTTGATTTCTTAAATCGAGTCGGGAAAGAGTCAGATTACATGACGCTAGATGAAGCGGGGATTGGCATGTCTCCAGCAGATATGGAGCATTTTCTAACGGTGCAAGAGATGGCGGATAACCGGATTTGCCTCTTGCTATTTCTAGATCAGGAACTGGCGGCTTTGTTAAATATCACTGCAGCTTCTCAACGGTCCATTCAGCATATTGGTGATGTCTTTATTGTGGTTCAAAAAGCTTATTGGAATCAAGGACTTGGACAGATCTTACTGGAAGAAGGGCTTGAGTGGGCACACTCGACTGGTCTTCTTCGCAAACTAGTCTTGAATGTCCAAGTACGTAATGAACGGGCGATTCACCTGTATAAAAAATTAGGTTTTGAAATCGAAGGTTGCCAAGCTCGTGGAGCTTGTTCAGCTGAAGGAGAATTCTTAGATGTTTACCTTATGGGGAAACTGATAGATTAG
- the lytR gene encoding glycopolymer--peptidoglycan transferase LytR gives MVKKIILMFLSLLTVTVIGVGAYGLTILNQTTGTLSKTYKGFGNETNVIAENKPMTILLMGVDTGSGSREDPWAGNSDTMILVTVNPQTKETTMTSLERDILTNITSDGETVQAKLNSAYAQGGAKLAIKTIQDLLNIHIDRYVMINMKGLVQLVNKVGGITVNNPFDFDISIEENEPEYTAKIAPGRQEINGDQALVYSRMRYQDPEGDYGRQKRQREVIKKIVEKVLSLNSLSHYKGIIESVSDNMQTNISLDSNSLLQLLGYKDALSTIHQYQLKGEDATLADGGSYQIVTSKHILKIQNIIRKALGMKEIKTLKTNAYLLDGDDSLKENSSQVDSQVPASEEAPVYQDFYQQPVVPSSQDTGVVTPQSSVAPVTPVAPAATESSSVTPAVPSE, from the coding sequence ATGGTTAAAAAGATTATTTTGATGTTTTTGAGTTTATTGACGGTAACAGTGATTGGGGTTGGAGCGTATGGTCTTACCATCCTTAACCAAACGACTGGAACTCTCAGTAAGACTTATAAGGGCTTTGGAAATGAGACCAATGTCATTGCAGAAAACAAGCCAATGACTATCCTTTTGATGGGGGTTGATACAGGTAGTGGTTCTCGGGAAGATCCTTGGGCCGGAAATAGTGATACCATGATTTTGGTGACTGTCAATCCTCAAACAAAAGAAACAACCATGACAAGCTTGGAAAGAGATATCCTAACCAATATTACTTCAGATGGCGAAACAGTCCAAGCAAAATTGAATTCAGCTTATGCTCAAGGCGGTGCCAAATTAGCCATTAAGACTATTCAAGATCTTTTGAATATCCATATTGACCGCTATGTCATGATCAATATGAAGGGGTTAGTTCAATTAGTGAATAAGGTTGGTGGCATCACGGTTAACAATCCATTTGACTTCGATATCTCGATCGAGGAAAATGAGCCAGAATATACGGCTAAGATCGCACCAGGACGTCAGGAGATTAATGGGGACCAAGCACTCGTTTATTCACGGATGCGCTACCAAGACCCAGAAGGAGACTACGGACGTCAAAAACGCCAGCGTGAAGTGATCAAAAAGATTGTTGAGAAAGTTTTAAGCCTCAATAGTTTGAGTCATTACAAAGGAATCATTGAGTCTGTTAGTGACAATATGCAAACCAACATTTCACTTGATAGCAACAGTCTTCTTCAATTGTTAGGATATAAAGATGCCCTTTCAACGATTCATCAGTACCAGCTGAAAGGAGAAGATGCCACCTTAGCAGATGGCGGAAGTTACCAAATTGTGACTTCAAAACATATCTTAAAAATTCAAAATATTATCCGCAAAGCTTTGGGTATGAAAGAAATAAAAACATTGAAAACCAATGCTTATCTGCTGGATGGGGATGATAGTTTGAAGGAGAACTCTTCTCAAGTTGATAGCCAAGTTCCAGCATCTGAGGAAGCTCCAGTATACCAAGATTTTTATCAACAACCGGTTGTCCCATCGAGCCAGGATACGGGAGTGGTGACACCTCAAAGTTCTGTTGCACCAGTGACACCAGTTGCTCCTGCAGCTACAGAGTCGAGCAGTGTGACACCTGCGGTACCTTCAGAATAA
- a CDS encoding HIT family protein, with product MVDDCIFCKIIAGDIPSSKVYEDEEVLAFLDISQVTPGHTLVVPKKHARNLLEMDETATAQLFARVSKVAKKVETATQAKGMNIISNMEEVSGQTVFHTHVHIIPRYSDQDELAISFTEHEPNFEQLAVLAETIKNS from the coding sequence ATGGTTGATGATTGTATTTTTTGTAAGATTATAGCTGGCGACATTCCTTCCTCCAAAGTCTATGAGGACGAGGAAGTCCTCGCATTTTTGGACATCTCTCAGGTTACACCAGGTCATACGTTAGTGGTTCCAAAAAAACACGCTCGCAACCTCTTAGAGATGGACGAAACCGCCACAGCTCAACTATTTGCACGTGTCTCTAAAGTTGCAAAAAAAGTAGAAACAGCTACCCAAGCTAAGGGAATGAATATCATCAGCAACATGGAAGAAGTTTCTGGACAAACCGTTTTTCACACACATGTCCACATTATCCCTCGCTATTCCGATCAAGATGAGCTTGCCATTTCATTTACTGAACACGAGCCTAATTTTGAACAACTAGCAGTTCTCGCAGAAACCATCAAAAACAGTTAA
- a CDS encoding ABC transporter ATP-binding protein, which yields MLEINKLTGGYVNIPVLKEVSFSVPDGQLIGLIGLNGAGKSTTINEIIGLLHPYAGEVRIDGLSLPEAPTDYRKKIGYIPETPSLYEELTLREHIETVAMAYDLDMDQVMGRVQPLLERFRLAEKLDWFPTQFSKGMKQKVMIICAYAVDPSLYIVDEPFLGLDPVAIADLIQLLADEKAKGKSILMSTHVLDSAEKMCDGFVILHKGQIRAQGTLDELRSTFGDEKASLNDIYMTLTEEETA from the coding sequence ATGTTAGAAATCAACAAGTTGACAGGGGGCTATGTCAACATCCCTGTCCTGAAAGAGGTGAGTTTTTCAGTTCCGGATGGCCAACTGATTGGTTTGATTGGACTAAATGGAGCTGGGAAGTCAACCACGATTAATGAAATTATTGGTCTCCTGCATCCTTATGCTGGGGAAGTACGGATTGACGGCCTGAGCCTTCCAGAAGCTCCAACTGACTATCGTAAAAAAATCGGCTATATTCCAGAAACCCCTAGTCTATATGAAGAATTAACCTTGAGAGAGCATATCGAGACCGTAGCTATGGCCTATGATTTAGACATGGATCAGGTCATGGGGCGCGTCCAGCCCTTGTTGGAACGATTTCGTTTGGCTGAAAAATTAGATTGGTTCCCGACCCAGTTTTCAAAAGGGATGAAGCAAAAGGTCATGATTATTTGCGCCTATGCAGTGGATCCAAGTCTTTATATTGTCGATGAACCCTTTTTGGGATTGGATCCTGTTGCGATTGCAGATTTGATTCAGTTATTGGCAGATGAGAAAGCAAAAGGAAAATCGATTTTGATGAGTACCCACGTTCTGGATTCGGCTGAAAAGATGTGTGATGGTTTTGTAATCCTCCATAAGGGTCAGATCCGAGCACAAGGGACCTTAGATGAGTTGCGTTCAACTTTTGGAGATGAGAAAGCAAGTCTAAATGATATCTACATGACCTTGACAGAAGAGGAAACAGCATGA